In Deinococcus sp. KNUC1210, a single genomic region encodes these proteins:
- the hutU gene encoding urocanate hydratase → MTTEIAPVVRAPRGPHRTAKGWMQEAAKRMLMNNLDPEVAEHPETLVVYGGRGKAARNWAAYHKIVETLDRLENDETLLIQSGKPVAVLKTHAWAPRVLIANSNLVPHWANWETFDKLDQAGLMMYGQMTAGSWIYIGSQGIVQGTYETFASAGKKHFGGSLKGTITVTAGLGGMGGAQPLACKLAGGVSITIEIDPTRIQKRLETRYLDEVADSLEDAVARAEAYKAQGVARSIGVLGNAADLVPRLLDLNWTPDLITDQTSAHDPMWGYLPLLAPDEDANILRSEQPESYRERAYAAMATHVRAILELQRRGAVAFDYGNNLRQRAFEAGVKDAFDYPGFVPAFIRDSFCEGRGPFRWVALSGDPADIHATDRALLELFPHDERLQAWLSYAADQIAFQGLPARICWLGYRERDRAALLFNEMVADGRLKAPIVIGRDHLDAGSVASPYRETEAMKDGSDAVSDWALLNFGVGIASGAAWMSFHHGGGVGLGYSQHAGLVALADGTPEAAQRLSRCLTNDPGMGVIRHADAGYDLALDTARERGLDLPSLGIEDRA, encoded by the coding sequence ATGACCACTGAAATTGCCCCCGTCGTCCGTGCCCCGCGTGGCCCACACCGCACCGCCAAAGGCTGGATGCAGGAAGCGGCCAAACGCATGCTGATGAACAACCTCGATCCGGAAGTCGCGGAGCACCCCGAGACATTGGTGGTGTACGGCGGACGCGGCAAGGCGGCCCGCAACTGGGCGGCCTATCACAAGATCGTGGAGACGCTCGACCGACTCGAGAACGACGAGACGCTGCTGATTCAGTCGGGCAAGCCCGTCGCGGTGCTGAAGACGCATGCCTGGGCACCCCGCGTGCTGATCGCCAACAGCAATCTGGTGCCGCACTGGGCCAACTGGGAAACCTTCGACAAACTCGATCAGGCGGGGCTGATGATGTACGGACAGATGACCGCCGGAAGCTGGATCTATATCGGCTCGCAGGGCATCGTGCAGGGCACCTACGAGACCTTTGCCAGCGCGGGAAAAAAGCATTTCGGCGGCAGCCTGAAGGGCACCATTACCGTGACGGCGGGACTGGGCGGTATGGGCGGCGCACAGCCGCTGGCCTGCAAACTGGCGGGCGGCGTGAGCATCACCATCGAGATCGACCCCACCCGCATCCAGAAGCGGCTGGAAACGCGCTACCTGGACGAGGTGGCCGATAGCCTGGAAGACGCTGTGGCACGGGCCGAAGCCTATAAAGCGCAGGGCGTGGCCCGTTCCATCGGGGTGCTGGGCAATGCCGCCGACCTCGTTCCCCGGCTGCTCGACCTGAACTGGACGCCCGACCTGATCACCGACCAGACCAGCGCCCACGACCCGATGTGGGGTTATCTTCCGCTGCTGGCCCCAGACGAAGACGCCAACATCCTGCGAAGCGAGCAGCCGGAAAGCTACCGCGAACGGGCCTACGCCGCGATGGCGACGCACGTCCGAGCGATTCTGGAACTTCAGCGGCGCGGCGCCGTGGCCTTCGATTACGGCAACAATCTGCGCCAGCGGGCCTTCGAGGCCGGGGTGAAGGACGCCTTCGACTATCCGGGCTTCGTGCCCGCCTTTATCCGCGATTCGTTCTGCGAGGGGCGCGGGCCGTTCCGCTGGGTGGCGCTCAGCGGCGATCCGGCAGACATTCACGCCACCGACCGGGCGCTGCTCGAACTGTTCCCACACGACGAGCGCCTGCAGGCCTGGCTGAGCTACGCCGCCGACCAGATCGCCTTTCAGGGCCTTCCGGCGCGGATCTGCTGGCTGGGCTACCGCGAACGTGACCGCGCCGCCCTGCTGTTCAATGAGATGGTGGCCGACGGTCGCCTGAAAGCCCCTATCGTGATCGGGCGCGACCACCTGGACGCGGGCAGCGTGGCGAGTCCTTACCGCGAGACCGAGGCCATGAAGGACGGCAGCGACGCGGTGAGCGACTGGGCCCTGCTGAATTTCGGCGTGGGCATCGCCAGTGGCGCGGCCTGGATGAGCTTTCACCACGGCGGTGGCGTGGGCCTGGGCTACTCGCAGCACGCGGGCCTGGTGGCCCTGGCCGACGGCACACCCGAAGCAGCTCAGCGCCTCAGCCGCTGCCTCACCAACGACCCTGGCATGGGCGTGATTCGCCACGCCGACGCCGGATATGATCTGGCGCTCGACACCGCCCGTGAACGCGGCCTGGACCTGCCGAGCCTGGGAATCGAAGACCGGGCATGA
- the hutI gene encoding imidazolonepropionase codes for MSELQTEAETLFTGISQLVSPLPGLQRGAAMRAIRVKPDAAMLVRGGVVAWVGPARSAPAAAHVHDLGGAAVVPGLIDPHTHAVWAGDRLSDFEARVSGVTYEDILAGGGGIRRTMQATAAASTEDLVRLARPRLLALQASGATTTEVKSGYGLEFAAELRMLEAFRTLQNEFALVPTLLIHVPPTSGRAAYIRAVCEELIPQVAAAGLAAAVDVFCEGEAFSVAETRTILEAARHAGLPFKLHADQFQTLGGTELACELGALSVDHLEASGPAQIAALAASQTVATLLPGVTLHLGLPAAPGRRLIDAGAAVAVGTDLNPGSSPVYSTQFALALAVRLCGLTPAEALSACTVNAACALGLHDRGALTPGQRADFLVLNSPDWRDLAYPLGTSPVGSVYRGGLNISRGAMP; via the coding sequence ATGTCTGAGCTTCAGACGGAAGCGGAAACCCTGTTCACGGGCATCAGCCAGCTCGTTTCGCCGCTGCCCGGCCTCCAGCGCGGGGCGGCGATGCGGGCCATCCGGGTTAAGCCCGACGCGGCGATGCTGGTGCGCGGCGGCGTCGTGGCCTGGGTGGGGCCAGCCCGGAGCGCTCCCGCTGCCGCCCACGTGCACGATCTAGGCGGCGCAGCGGTGGTCCCGGGGCTGATCGACCCGCACACCCACGCGGTCTGGGCGGGCGACCGCCTCTCGGACTTCGAGGCCCGCGTGTCGGGCGTGACCTACGAAGACATTCTGGCGGGTGGCGGGGGCATCCGGCGCACCATGCAGGCCACCGCCGCCGCGAGCACCGAAGACCTCGTGCGGCTGGCCCGTCCGCGTCTGCTGGCCCTGCAGGCCTCCGGCGCGACCACCACCGAGGTCAAGAGCGGCTACGGGCTGGAATTCGCGGCAGAACTGAGGATGCTGGAAGCTTTCCGCACGCTTCAGAACGAGTTTGCGCTGGTGCCCACCCTGCTGATTCACGTTCCGCCCACCTCGGGCCGGGCAGCGTACATCCGGGCCGTCTGTGAGGAACTGATTCCTCAGGTCGCGGCAGCAGGGCTGGCAGCAGCGGTGGACGTCTTCTGCGAGGGGGAAGCGTTCAGCGTGGCGGAAACCCGCACGATCCTGGAAGCGGCCAGACACGCAGGCTTGCCCTTCAAACTGCATGCCGACCAGTTTCAGACGCTGGGCGGCACCGAACTGGCCTGCGAACTCGGAGCGCTCAGCGTGGACCATCTGGAAGCCAGCGGCCCCGCGCAGATTGCCGCACTGGCCGCGTCGCAGACGGTGGCGACCCTGCTTCCCGGCGTGACGCTGCACCTGGGTCTGCCCGCCGCCCCCGGACGCCGCCTGATCGATGCGGGGGCGGCAGTGGCGGTCGGCACCGACCTGAACCCCGGCAGCAGTCCGGTGTATAGCACGCAGTTCGCACTGGCCCTGGCGGTACGCCTCTGCGGCCTGACACCCGCCGAAGCCCTGAGCGCCTGCACCGTCAATGCCGCCTGTGCACTGGGGCTGCACGACCGGGGTGCCCTGACTCCGGGCCAGCGGGCCGATTTCCTGGTGCTGAACAGCCCCGACTGGCGCGACCTGGCCTATCCGCTGGGCACCTCGCCGGTCGGCAGCGTGTACCGGGGCGGCCTGAACATCTCAAGAGGAGCAATGCCGTGA
- a CDS encoding replication initiator protein A has protein sequence MAKKVIKSRSTPRPVTEVKQFDETNLSRLGLISAQERIAESYTTWKTSFDANGHDGELSCFSPAEVGGVPHGVDGDFVTALNTMYVEQGAPQDGFVHTTAYQLIQRAGFEDNGTNYERLETSLRRLTVAKYVIGRAWRRRGEGPNGWASVTFSYISQIRQSTPERRSLSRGTTLSVQLADPVAESIRNEYTHPLDIEFQISLKRPLARALYRLLSSRKHNEHDPLHPYQEFTVLVSDWARDCKLTETETYRIKRNLQDAHDELVRRAFLQDVVYDGRGLKATVRYVFGSEGDPTPVVQVLPDSAVVQALLVHQVARSVAVKLIKDFGEEHVLERLRKFETVVETGYPVRQRAALLVDIIKDQAGKYALSAVPVSKSVSPSPGSTPRTAPVHRSSAQVAEESEAEFYALPLDVQAARAVATLRFLLRGSGNDGVITRIHQAVLAGTLDGYDLIRQAGRAAAELKMQAFVDDLRLFAGCP, from the coding sequence ATGGCGAAGAAGGTGATCAAATCCAGATCAACTCCCAGACCTGTGACCGAGGTAAAGCAGTTCGATGAAACCAATCTGTCGCGCTTGGGGCTGATCAGCGCTCAGGAAAGGATCGCGGAGAGTTACACCACCTGGAAGACTTCCTTTGATGCCAACGGTCATGACGGCGAATTGTCTTGTTTTTCGCCTGCCGAGGTCGGTGGTGTCCCACACGGCGTAGATGGCGATTTCGTGACCGCCCTGAACACCATGTATGTCGAGCAGGGCGCACCTCAGGACGGCTTTGTACACACCACGGCGTACCAGTTGATCCAGCGGGCTGGTTTTGAGGACAACGGCACCAACTACGAGCGTCTGGAGACTTCGCTTCGCCGTCTGACGGTCGCCAAATATGTGATTGGTCGGGCCTGGCGGCGACGTGGTGAAGGGCCGAACGGGTGGGCCAGCGTCACATTCAGCTACATCTCGCAGATTCGGCAGAGCACCCCGGAACGCCGGAGTCTGAGCCGGGGCACCACCCTCAGTGTGCAACTGGCCGATCCGGTTGCCGAATCGATCCGCAACGAGTACACCCATCCACTGGACATCGAATTTCAGATCAGCCTGAAGCGCCCTCTAGCACGGGCCCTCTACCGCCTGCTCAGCAGCCGTAAGCACAACGAACACGATCCGCTGCACCCGTATCAGGAATTTACCGTCCTGGTGTCGGATTGGGCGCGTGACTGCAAGCTGACCGAGACCGAGACCTACCGGATCAAGCGGAATCTTCAGGATGCCCACGATGAGCTGGTTCGCCGGGCCTTTCTTCAGGATGTGGTATACGACGGGCGCGGACTAAAAGCAACCGTGCGCTACGTCTTCGGCAGCGAAGGTGATCCGACGCCGGTCGTACAGGTACTGCCCGATTCGGCGGTGGTGCAGGCGCTGCTGGTGCATCAGGTGGCCCGCAGCGTCGCGGTCAAGCTCATCAAAGATTTTGGTGAGGAACACGTCCTGGAGAGACTCCGGAAGTTCGAGACGGTGGTCGAGACCGGATACCCGGTGCGTCAACGGGCGGCGCTGCTGGTCGATATCATCAAGGATCAGGCGGGCAAGTACGCTCTTTCCGCCGTGCCTGTTTCCAAGAGCGTTTCTCCATCTCCCGGCAGCACGCCGAGGACTGCCCCTGTACACCGCAGCAGTGCCCAGGTGGCCGAGGAGAGCGAGGCGGAGTTTTATGCTCTGCCGCTGGATGTGCAGGCCGCCCGAGCCGTCGCCACGCTCAGGTTTCTGCTGCGCGGCTCGGGCAACGACGGCGTGATCACCCGTATTCATCAGGCGGTGCTGGCGGGCACCCTCGACGGCTACGACCTGATCCGTCAGGCGGGCAGAGCCGCCGCCGAACTCAAAATGCAGGCGTTCGTCGATGATCTACGGCTGTTTGCAGGTTGTCCGTGA
- a CDS encoding isoaspartyl peptidase/L-asparaginase family protein, with the protein MTTPVLAIHGGCGAIPKAELTPETDRAARDALKRALNAGFAVLKAGGAAIDAVTEAVAVMEDDPVFNAGHGAAFNRAGVHELDASVMEGTTGRAGAVAGARQLRSPVRTARLLSDVSDPLLLIGEAADAWAQAQGLELVENNWFSTPSRREALARMLEREQEGTLQAAPERDKHGTVGAAALDMHGHLAAATSTGGYTAKPVGRIGDTPIIGAGTWADDRTCAVSGTGKGELFIRRALGHEIHARMLYTGATLQHATDALIHGDMTALGGGAGLCAVDHLGNVSLPFNTEGMYRGWINEHGLFVAVHED; encoded by the coding sequence GTGACTACTCCTGTACTGGCCATTCATGGCGGCTGCGGCGCGATTCCGAAAGCCGAACTGACTCCTGAAACAGACCGTGCCGCCCGCGACGCTCTGAAACGTGCCCTGAACGCGGGCTTCGCCGTCCTGAAGGCAGGTGGCGCGGCCATCGACGCCGTGACCGAAGCAGTGGCGGTCATGGAAGACGATCCGGTCTTCAATGCCGGACATGGAGCCGCTTTTAACCGGGCGGGCGTTCACGAACTTGACGCCTCGGTGATGGAAGGCACGACGGGCCGAGCTGGAGCTGTTGCCGGAGCCAGACAGCTCAGAAGTCCGGTTCGCACAGCCCGCCTGCTGTCCGACGTGTCTGACCCCCTGCTGTTGATCGGAGAGGCAGCAGATGCCTGGGCCCAGGCACAGGGCCTCGAACTTGTCGAAAATAACTGGTTCTCGACGCCCTCCCGCCGAGAGGCGCTGGCCCGCATGCTGGAGCGAGAGCAGGAAGGAACGCTGCAGGCCGCCCCTGAACGCGACAAACACGGCACCGTCGGGGCAGCGGCGCTCGATATGCACGGCCACCTCGCAGCTGCCACTTCAACCGGGGGCTATACCGCCAAACCGGTGGGCCGCATCGGTGATACGCCGATTATCGGAGCGGGGACCTGGGCCGACGACCGGACGTGTGCCGTCTCTGGCACCGGCAAGGGCGAACTGTTCATTCGCCGCGCTCTGGGCCATGAAATTCACGCCCGTATGCTGTACACGGGCGCGACCCTCCAACACGCCACCGACGCACTGATTCACGGCGACATGACGGCTCTCGGTGGCGGTGCAGGCCTGTGTGCCGTCGATCATCTGGGCAACGTGTCCCTACCCTTCAACACCGAGGGGATGTACCGGGGCTGGATCAATGAACATGGCCTGTTTGTCGCCGTTCACGAGGACTGA
- a CDS encoding SDR family NAD(P)-dependent oxidoreductase → MTTTDHQDGTEPILPTPAYPGASLRERVVVVTGAASGIGKATALAAGSAGAHVVLADLPQTEGENSAAQLRHAGVQAIFVPCDVSDAEQVQALMQATVERFGRLDVLVNNAGIAGQGVRLHELEPGDWDRVLAVNLRGPFLCAKYALPHLIAAGSGAIVNVASTYGLIGAPLSAAYCASKGGLINLTRQLAVDYGRDGIRINAVCPGYIDTDMGGHRSRLDPVAREAAQARREANAARQPLGRQAQPEEVARVVVFLASQEASFMTGSVVTVDGGCTTTFNYAL, encoded by the coding sequence ATGACGACCACAGATCATCAGGACGGCACGGAACCTATTCTGCCCACTCCGGCGTATCCGGGAGCATCATTAAGAGAACGTGTGGTCGTCGTCACCGGAGCGGCCAGCGGTATCGGAAAGGCCACTGCACTGGCTGCCGGGTCAGCGGGTGCTCACGTCGTCCTGGCCGATCTGCCGCAGACTGAAGGAGAGAACAGCGCGGCCCAGCTGCGTCACGCAGGCGTACAGGCGATCTTCGTGCCGTGTGACGTTTCGGACGCCGAGCAGGTGCAGGCGCTGATGCAGGCAACGGTCGAGCGGTTCGGACGCCTCGACGTGCTGGTCAACAATGCTGGCATCGCGGGCCAGGGAGTACGCCTGCACGAACTGGAGCCCGGTGACTGGGACCGGGTGCTCGCTGTCAATCTGCGGGGACCGTTCCTGTGCGCGAAATATGCCCTGCCGCATCTGATCGCTGCCGGAAGTGGAGCCATCGTGAATGTCGCCTCGACCTATGGGCTGATCGGTGCGCCGCTGTCGGCGGCCTACTGTGCCTCCAAAGGCGGCCTGATCAATCTGACCCGTCAGCTGGCGGTGGATTACGGCAGAGACGGCATCCGGATCAACGCTGTCTGCCCGGGTTATATCGATACCGATATGGGCGGACACCGCAGCCGTCTGGACCCAGTTGCCCGTGAGGCAGCTCAGGCGCGGCGCGAGGCCAATGCGGCGCGTCAGCCCCTGGGGAGACAGGCCCAGCCGGAAGAGGTAGCGCGGGTGGTGGTGTTCCTGGCTTCGCAGGAAGCGTCGTTTATGACCGGCTCGGTGGTAACGGTGGATGGAGGCTGCACCACCACCTTCAATTACGCTCTCTGA